A window of Pseudomonas monteilii contains these coding sequences:
- a CDS encoding aldo/keto reductase, whose amino-acid sequence MYGRREVLRTGAALALLAASPWLRASPSTALLTRTVPGTGEALPVIGAGTSGSFEVEAGSTAYERLAEALKIFFEGGGSIIDTSPNYNGADAILGQLLEAGGWRSKCFLATKIAADSREAAERQWARSLRDLRTDRVDLLQVHNLRDWRTQLAYARELKAQGKTRHVGITHYLASGHAEMIDILHKEPLDFIQINYAVNAPQAAKELLPLAQKKGVAVLINRAFDDGRLFTQVKDRPLPPWAAEVGVTSWAQLFLKFALSHPAVTAVIPATGRPDRQRDQLEAGHGRLLSAEQQKTLIAQFT is encoded by the coding sequence ATGTACGGACGTCGCGAAGTCCTACGCACCGGCGCTGCATTGGCGCTGCTCGCGGCGAGCCCCTGGCTGCGCGCCTCGCCCTCCACGGCGCTGCTCACCCGCACCGTCCCCGGCACGGGCGAAGCCTTGCCGGTCATCGGCGCCGGCACCTCCGGCAGCTTCGAGGTCGAAGCCGGGTCGACGGCCTATGAACGCCTCGCCGAGGCCCTCAAGATCTTCTTCGAAGGCGGCGGCTCGATCATCGACACCTCGCCCAACTACAACGGTGCCGACGCCATCCTCGGGCAGTTGCTGGAGGCAGGGGGCTGGCGTTCGAAATGCTTCCTGGCGACCAAGATCGCCGCCGACAGCCGCGAGGCCGCCGAACGCCAATGGGCCCGGAGCCTGCGTGACCTGCGCACCGACCGCGTTGACCTGCTGCAGGTGCACAACCTGCGCGACTGGCGCACACAGTTGGCTTACGCCCGTGAACTCAAGGCCCAGGGCAAGACGCGCCATGTCGGCATCACCCATTATTTGGCCAGCGGCCATGCCGAGATGATCGACATTCTGCACAAGGAACCGCTGGATTTCATCCAGATCAACTACGCCGTCAACGCGCCTCAAGCCGCCAAGGAGCTGCTGCCCCTGGCCCAGAAAAAGGGCGTGGCCGTGTTGATCAACCGTGCCTTCGACGACGGCCGCCTGTTCACCCAGGTCAAGGACCGTCCCTTGCCGCCTTGGGCCGCCGAGGTGGGGGTGACGAGCTGGGCGCAGCTGTTTCTCAAGTTCGCCCTCAGCCACCCGGCGGTGACGGCCGTGATCCCGGCCACTGGCCGCCCGGACCGTCAGCGCGATCAGCTCGAGGCCGGCCATGGTCGGCTCCTGAGCGCCGAGCAGCAAAAAACACTCATCGCCCAGTTCACCTGA